Genomic DNA from Shouchella patagoniensis:
TACGGAGCATCCGATTATAAAGCGGGATGTGCAGGTACATTAATGAACTTGCTTGATGAACCGCGCTTTAATCACCGATGTATCGTTGTTTCTGGTGTGCTGGAGCATGAGTGCGGGTCGCTCCTATCCACTTTTTTTAAAGAACTTCGAACTGAGAAGAAAAGAAAAAAAGAAGCAGAAAAGCAAGACGGTGTTTAAATAAGCGAACCTTGCATTTTTGTTACTTGTACCGTATACTTAGATTTGCGCCAATTAATGGTGCACCTAACATTGTTATTCACTTTGCCGTGCTAGACGGGGAGGTAGCGGTGCCCTGTAACTCGCAATCCGCTATAGCGAGGTTGAATTCCTTTTTGAGGTTCCGGCTCTGCAAGGCCTGCCCTAAGTAAGTGGTGTTGACGTTTGGGTTCTGCGCAACGGAAACCCATGAACCCTGTCAGGTCCGGAAGGAAGCAGCAGTAAGTGGATCCTTCCGTGTGCCGCAGAGGCGCCTGGATCGAGCTAACTGCTTAGGTAACGCTTGTGGAGTCGTTATCGAGAAAAGGTGCACGGTATTTAAATTATAAAATGAACAAGAGCCAGCTGTTCTCAGCAGGCTCTTTTTTATGCTCACTTGCGAACTAAAATGGAATCAACCATCCCGTACGTTTGAGCTTCAGTGGCAGTCATGAAAAAATCACGCTCGCTATCTATTGCGATTTTCTCAACAGACTGTCCTGTATGTTTAGCAAGGAATTGATTTAACTCTTTGCGTTGTTGCAGAATACGCCTTGCGTAAATATCCATATCGGTTGCCTGACCCTTCATTCCACCGAGGGGCTGATGGATCATTACTTCTGCGTGGGGAAGTGCAAAACGTTTCCCCTTTGTCCCTGCTACAAGTAATACTGCAGCAAATGAAGCGGCCATTCCTGTGCATATGGTTTGGATGTCAGGTTTAATGTAAGTAAGTGTATCGAGAATAGAAAAGCCTGCAGATATTGAGCCGCCTGGACTATTAATGTAAATCGAAATGTCTTTATCAGGATCTTCTGAAGCAAGAAAAAGCAACTGGGCAGTAACGCTATTTGCGAGTGTGTCATTAATTTCAGTACCGATAAAAACAATTCGATCTTTTAATAAACGCGAATAAATGTCATAACTTCGTTCGCCATTCTTTGTCTGTTCCATCACGTAAGGTATTGGTATCGACATATCAACACTCCTTTTTTAAGCTACACGTGCTCGAGGTGAGAGCATGTGGCTATTTTGGTTATACAAAGTGACTGTTGTTGCAGTGTTGTTAATGAGTTGAATAAGCAACGATGCGTTTTCACTAGATAGAGCTGCTGCGACAAGTTGCACATGGAGGGCATCTTCATTGGTTAAAGTACATTTTTTGTCAATGTGTTGCCTGACATTTTTGCTGATGTTTTGACGGGCACGAAAGAGGGCTGCTTTGATTGAACCGACCGTTGTACTCATTGCTTCAGCAATATCATTTAATTTCCATTTGAAGACATCTGCCAACAAAAAGATAACAAGTTGTTTTTTTGTGAGGTGTTGCATGAGAGGTTCAATGAGGTACGTTAGTTCAGTACTTGTATTTCTGGTAGGGTTTATTTGTTCTGCATAAAGTATGGTGGTGTCATTCGCCTTTCTGTATTGATCAATAAAGGCATGTTTGGCAATTCGTGTGAAATAAGTACTTGTTAGCTTTATTTTGTTTACTGGCTGTTTTTCCCAATGAGAATAAGCGCGTAGCCACGTATCATGAAACAAATCATCTGCGGCAAATCGATCTCTTGCTAGATAAAGACAATGCCTTTTAATTATCAGTGCTGAACGATTCCATTCTTTTTGAAAGTCACTAATAAGTTTTTTCTTCATTAAAAGGGCTCCTTTCTATTCCTTGTTATATAAACGGAAATGATCAATAAAAAGATACGGGTAAAAAAGTTTTTGAGGAAGGTCTACTTTAAACGTGAATTAGAAAAGGATATAATAAGAATACAACTTTAAAATTAGGGAGGAGCCCATGAGCTATCAAGCCCTTTACCGCGTTTGGCGCCCCCAGCTTCTTGATGATGTGGTGGGGCAGACGCATATAACAAAGACGCTAAAAAATGCGCTCGTACAACAAAAGCTCGCACATGCTTACTTATTTTCCGGTCCACGAGGCACAGGGAAAACGAGTGCAGCGAAAATTGTAGCAAAGGCGATAAACTGTGAGAGTGCACCAACACCTGAACCGTGTAATGAATGTAGTGCTTGTATGGGCATCACTGCTGGAGCGA
This window encodes:
- a CDS encoding ATP-dependent Clp protease proteolytic subunit, with translation MSIPIPYVMEQTKNGERSYDIYSRLLKDRIVFIGTEINDTLANSVTAQLLFLASEDPDKDISIYINSPGGSISAGFSILDTLTYIKPDIQTICTGMAASFAAVLLVAGTKGKRFALPHAEVMIHQPLGGMKGQATDMDIYARRILQQRKELNQFLAKHTGQSVEKIAIDSERDFFMTATEAQTYGMVDSILVRK
- a CDS encoding RNA polymerase sigma factor; translated protein: MKKKLISDFQKEWNRSALIIKRHCLYLARDRFAADDLFHDTWLRAYSHWEKQPVNKIKLTSTYFTRIAKHAFIDQYRKANDTTILYAEQINPTRNTSTELTYLIEPLMQHLTKKQLVIFLLADVFKWKLNDIAEAMSTTVGSIKAALFRARQNISKNVRQHIDKKCTLTNEDALHVQLVAAALSSENASLLIQLINNTATTVTLYNQNSHMLSPRARVA